The genomic interval TACCAACCAACGAAGTCCAAGAGTTGTACGACGTTCTGGACGAACTTCAACTGGGACTTGATAGTTAGAACCACCGACACGACGAGCGCGAACTTCAAGAACTGGCATGATGTTTTCCATAGCAGTTTCGAAGACTTCGAGTGGGTTGTTTCCAGTAGCTTCTTCAATTTGTTTGAAGGCACCGTAAACGATTTGAGCCGCAACACCACGTTTACCATCAAGCATAACGCGGTTGATAAGACGAGTTACGACGATTGAGTTGTACATTGGATCTGCCAAAACTTCACGTTTTGGGGCACGATTTTTACGCATTCTTACTTATCTCCCTTCTTAAGCTTTTGGTTTTTTAGCACCGTATTTAGAACGGCTTTGTTTACGGTCAGCGACACCTGCTGTATCAAGTGCACCACGAACGATATGGTAACGTACCCCTGGAAGGTCTTTTACACGTCCACCACGAAGAAGTACAACACTGTGTTCTTGGAGGTTGTGTCCGATACCTGGGATGTACGCTGTTACTTCCATAAGGTTTGAAAGACGTACACGCGCG from Lactococcus lactis carries:
- the rpsG gene encoding 30S ribosomal protein S7, with the protein product MRKNRAPKREVLADPMYNSIVVTRLINRVMLDGKRGVAAQIVYGAFKQIEEATGNNPLEVFETAMENIMPVLEVRARRVGGSNYQVPVEVRPERRTTLGLRWLVTIARNRGEHTMQDRLAKEILDAANNTGAAVKKREDTHKMAEANRAFAHFRW
- the rpsL gene encoding 30S ribosomal protein S12; its protein translation is MPTINQLVRKPRRAQVTKSKSPAMNVGYNSRKKVQTKLASPQKRGVATRVGTMTPKKPNSALRKFARVRLSNLMEVTAYIPGIGHNLQEHSVVLLRGGRVKDLPGVRYHIVRGALDTAGVADRKQSRSKYGAKKPKA